Proteins encoded by one window of Sediminicoccus rosea:
- a CDS encoding MarR family winged helix-turn-helix transcriptional regulator, with product MTKRRAATPSSAPLTTSRAALLEDGTDAAFRRLVNGLLALSQRHQALRDGHAARIGLAGPAYSILISVLHLGTQGAVSVSDVASHMKVSAAFITAETNKLEGAGLLEKRRDPADGRRVQLAVTAAGSARLAALAPTQRLVNDIEFGPLSRAEFRTLLRLVESLTGAADRALELQQALAAEDQRGAA from the coding sequence ATGACGAAACGCCGTGCCGCCACGCCGAGCTCTGCGCCGCTGACCACCTCACGGGCGGCGCTGCTCGAGGATGGCACGGACGCCGCGTTTCGCCGGCTGGTGAATGGGCTTCTCGCGCTTTCCCAGCGGCACCAGGCGCTGCGTGATGGGCATGCCGCGCGCATCGGTCTTGCCGGCCCGGCCTATTCCATCCTGATCTCCGTGCTGCATCTGGGCACCCAGGGCGCGGTCTCGGTCAGCGATGTCGCGAGCCACATGAAGGTGAGCGCCGCCTTCATCACCGCCGAGACGAACAAGCTCGAAGGCGCGGGATTGCTTGAGAAGCGCCGAGACCCGGCCGATGGCCGTCGCGTGCAGCTTGCCGTCACCGCGGCCGGCAGCGCCCGCCTCGCCGCCCTGGCGCCGACGCAGCGGCTGGTCAACGACATCGAGTTCGGCCCGCTCAGCCGCGCAGAATTCCGCACGCTGCTGCGCCTCGTCGAAAGTCTGACCGGCGCCGCCGACCGCGCGCTCGAACTGCAGCAGGCGTTGGCTGCCGAAGATCAGCGCGGCGCCGCATGA
- a CDS encoding ABC transporter ATP-binding protein has translation MLEANGLSAAYGPVKALAEVSLRVDEGDVMAVLGANGAGKTTLLRTLLGLLPAQAGHIRFLGEDITRLKPAERVRRGLVMVPEGRRVLTSLTVEENLLMGAYPRRDTPSVAELDAIYGRFSNLAQRRHMKAAVLSGGEQQMLAIGRAMMARPKLMMLDEPSLGLSPRLTAEVFALIASLNAEGIAILLVEQNAMLALEASRHALVLELGRTAFDGPSPALLRDDRVRRAYLGGSAPEDAPHHTPPEGVSP, from the coding sequence ATGCTTGAGGCGAATGGCCTTTCCGCCGCCTATGGGCCGGTCAAGGCTCTCGCCGAAGTGTCGCTGCGTGTGGATGAGGGCGACGTCATGGCCGTGCTCGGTGCCAATGGCGCGGGCAAGACGACGCTGCTGCGCACGCTGCTCGGCCTGCTGCCCGCACAGGCGGGCCACATCCGCTTCCTGGGTGAGGACATCACCCGCCTCAAGCCCGCCGAGCGGGTCCGACGCGGGTTGGTGATGGTGCCCGAGGGGCGCCGCGTGCTGACCAGCCTGACGGTGGAGGAAAACCTCCTCATGGGCGCCTATCCGCGCCGCGATACGCCCAGTGTGGCCGAACTCGACGCCATCTATGGCCGCTTCTCCAATCTGGCGCAGCGGCGGCACATGAAGGCGGCGGTTCTCTCGGGCGGGGAGCAGCAAATGCTCGCCATCGGCCGCGCGATGATGGCGCGCCCCAAGCTCATGATGTTGGACGAGCCCTCGCTCGGCCTCTCCCCCCGGCTGACGGCCGAGGTCTTCGCGCTGATCGCCAGCCTCAACGCCGAGGGCATCGCCATCCTGCTGGTCGAGCAGAATGCCATGCTGGCACTGGAAGCGAGCCGGCACGCCCTGGTGCTCGAATTGGGCCGCACCGCCTTCGACGGCCCTTCGCCCGCCCTGCTGCGGGATGACCGCGTGCGTCGCGCCTATCTCGGCGGCAGCGCGCCCGAGGATGCGCCCCACCACACCCCACCGGAAGGAGTTTCCCCATGA
- a CDS encoding autotransporter outer membrane beta-barrel domain-containing protein, which produces MALALCLGASTAWAQFSQATFPTPPGQVVTGPVFRSNGTFVPQVATGADANAYINSTPPTAAFLAGAPANVVLTAAPTQYVRVFTEGITAPNRAFIAGSSTIRGLTPTQIKDVLALPYLPTSVTIVQIPAGTCILTGTGAPVNSNFAAQPPSIPVGGPWGNGGTYQSYIVGASRSPNCADPQFLPAAAYTNQQGLGALALAYAPAAGVGNTGALARALDRAVPPQMFSSGDRLLNVLDSLNFGTSPALQQALAQLTGEVYADTQTAVFNSGRLFLDALRERQQSAPPAEAAGPLRPWITAVGAAGSLGGGNGASSVGFGAGGAAFGLDGWVAPSLLVGVALGYTRGSYGTKGLSGSGGLDSYSIAPYLRYASGAWYLDASAGYAFNEARVSRSIGFSSGYDSISGTTSGLQRGSGFVSRIETGYRLQEWGGLALTPFLALNSLVFTQRGFTEQGLAPANLNVSGQTTASLQGVLGLEAGYRVAGSGLGVTGRLGWGHEFQETTRSMKASLAAVPGAGFTVTGARVPRDVALLGLGLSLPLGGGQAFLRYTAELGGSLTLQGGMLGGRWTF; this is translated from the coding sequence TTGGCCCTCGCGCTCTGCCTCGGGGCCAGCACGGCATGGGCGCAGTTCAGCCAAGCCACCTTCCCGACGCCGCCGGGCCAGGTCGTCACCGGGCCGGTCTTCCGCAGCAACGGCACCTTCGTGCCGCAGGTCGCCACGGGCGCCGACGCCAACGCCTACATCAACAGCACGCCGCCCACCGCGGCCTTCCTGGCCGGGGCACCCGCCAATGTCGTGCTTACTGCGGCGCCCACGCAATACGTCCGGGTCTTCACCGAGGGCATCACCGCGCCGAACCGCGCCTTCATCGCCGGGTCCAGCACTATCCGCGGCCTGACGCCCACGCAGATCAAGGACGTGCTGGCGCTGCCCTACCTGCCGACCTCGGTGACCATCGTCCAGATCCCGGCCGGCACCTGCATCCTGACCGGCACCGGCGCGCCGGTGAACAGCAACTTCGCAGCCCAACCACCCTCCATCCCGGTCGGCGGGCCCTGGGGCAATGGCGGGACCTACCAGTCCTACATCGTCGGCGCCTCGCGCTCGCCCAACTGCGCGGATCCGCAATTCCTGCCCGCCGCCGCCTATACCAACCAGCAAGGGCTCGGCGCCCTGGCCCTCGCCTATGCGCCGGCGGCCGGTGTCGGCAACACCGGCGCCCTCGCCCGTGCGCTGGACCGCGCCGTACCGCCGCAAATGTTCAGCAGCGGCGACCGGCTGCTCAATGTGCTGGACAGCCTGAATTTCGGCACCTCACCGGCACTGCAGCAGGCGCTGGCGCAACTGACGGGCGAGGTCTATGCCGACACCCAGACCGCAGTGTTCAACTCCGGGCGGCTCTTCCTCGACGCCCTTCGCGAGCGGCAGCAAAGCGCGCCCCCGGCAGAGGCCGCAGGGCCCCTGCGCCCCTGGATCACGGCCGTGGGCGCAGCCGGATCACTCGGCGGCGGGAATGGTGCCAGCAGCGTGGGATTTGGCGCCGGCGGCGCGGCCTTCGGGCTCGACGGCTGGGTCGCGCCATCGCTCCTGGTCGGCGTGGCACTGGGCTATACGCGGGGCAGTTACGGCACGAAGGGCCTATCGGGCAGCGGTGGCTTGGACAGCTACTCGATCGCTCCCTATCTCCGCTACGCGTCCGGCGCTTGGTATCTCGACGCCTCCGCCGGCTACGCCTTCAACGAGGCGAGGGTGAGCCGCTCCATCGGCTTCAGCAGCGGATATGACAGCATCTCCGGCACCACCAGCGGCCTGCAGCGAGGGAGCGGCTTCGTCTCCCGCATCGAGACCGGCTATCGCCTGCAGGAATGGGGAGGGCTGGCGCTGACGCCATTCCTGGCGCTGAACAGCTTAGTCTTCACCCAGCGCGGCTTCACGGAGCAGGGTCTGGCGCCGGCCAATCTGAATGTGTCCGGCCAGACCACGGCTTCGCTCCAGGGTGTGCTCGGGCTCGAGGCAGGTTACCGCGTCGCCGGCTCCGGGCTCGGCGTCACCGGCCGCCTCGGCTGGGGCCACGAGTTCCAGGAGACGACGCGCAGCATGAAAGCGTCCCTCGCCGCGGTGC
- a CDS encoding branched-chain amino acid ABC transporter permease yields MSGYTAAILTLLAINIIAAYAAWLPLAAGQVNLGTAGFMAIGAYSSAILSNEFEWSLPMAIAAGAVCAGGLAMAIGGPVLRTRGLYLALATLAFNEVVRGILINLDVVGGAAGYPVIGHIGLAPIAACAAGVFLLALWLGASRLGMNLHAIEQDETVTALFGVHVPFTQLAAFTIGGAMAGLAGGLYGHHFSFIEGQHFNVLLSVTIVLSVVLGGTQTVWGPAIGAAFFTLLPEIFRGAAAWRYVLFAAAVILVMAVRPQGLVTRADLMRLRRAVRPA; encoded by the coding sequence GTGAGCGGCTACACTGCCGCCATCCTGACGCTGCTCGCGATCAACATCATCGCCGCCTATGCAGCATGGCTGCCGCTGGCGGCGGGGCAGGTGAATCTCGGCACGGCCGGCTTCATGGCGATCGGCGCCTATTCCTCAGCCATACTGAGCAACGAGTTCGAATGGTCGCTGCCCATGGCGATCGCGGCGGGGGCGGTCTGCGCGGGCGGGCTCGCCATGGCCATTGGCGGGCCGGTGCTGCGCACGCGCGGACTCTACCTGGCCCTGGCGACGCTTGCCTTCAACGAAGTGGTGCGCGGCATCCTGATCAACCTTGACGTGGTGGGCGGCGCCGCCGGCTATCCGGTGATCGGCCATATCGGCCTCGCACCCATCGCCGCCTGCGCGGCGGGCGTCTTCCTGCTGGCGCTCTGGCTCGGGGCGAGCCGCCTGGGGATGAACCTGCACGCCATCGAGCAGGATGAGACGGTGACGGCGCTCTTCGGCGTGCACGTGCCCTTCACGCAGCTCGCCGCCTTCACCATTGGTGGCGCGATGGCCGGGCTCGCGGGCGGGCTCTACGGGCATCACTTCTCCTTCATCGAGGGGCAGCACTTCAACGTGCTGCTCTCGGTCACCATCGTGCTTTCCGTAGTGTTGGGCGGCACGCAGACGGTCTGGGGGCCGGCCATCGGCGCCGCCTTCTTCACCCTTCTGCCGGAGATCTTCCGGGGTGCGGCCGCCTGGCGGTACGTGCTTTTCGCCGCGGCCGTCATCCTGGTCATGGCGGTCCGCCCACAAGGGCTGGTCACGCGCGCTGACCTCATGCGGCTGCGCCGGGCGGTACGACCGGCATGA
- a CDS encoding ABC transporter ATP-binding protein, with the protein MSAPLLDIRGLRKSFGGLDVVRGLDLQVGAGERVALIGPNGAGKTTVFNLINGYYAPDTGEIRLAGLDLVPIAPRRRIRHGLARSFQNIRLIGHLTVLENVLLGAHVHAGGPLAMLLPMALGRGRALREEARARLAEAGLSNHAGSLAAGLAYGLRKRVEVVRALMARPRLLLLDEPCAGLNTQERSALLAELHRVAEGGVTLLVVEHDMHFVGGLCQRAAVLNFGEKIAEGTPAEIAREPAVIEAYLGHAPERYAHA; encoded by the coding sequence ATGAGCGCGCCGCTGCTCGACATCCGCGGCCTGCGAAAGAGCTTTGGTGGGCTGGATGTCGTGCGGGGCCTCGATCTGCAGGTGGGGGCGGGTGAGCGGGTCGCGCTCATCGGCCCCAATGGCGCCGGCAAGACCACCGTCTTCAACCTGATCAATGGCTACTACGCGCCGGATACGGGGGAGATTCGGCTTGCGGGCCTGGACCTCGTGCCCATCGCACCGCGTCGGCGCATCCGCCACGGGCTCGCGCGCTCTTTCCAGAACATCCGTCTGATCGGCCATCTGACTGTGCTGGAGAATGTGCTGCTGGGCGCGCATGTCCATGCGGGCGGGCCGCTCGCCATGTTGCTGCCGATGGCCCTCGGCCGTGGTCGCGCCCTGCGTGAGGAGGCGCGCGCGCGGCTGGCGGAGGCGGGGCTTTCCAATCATGCCGGCAGCCTCGCCGCCGGCCTCGCCTACGGTTTGCGCAAGCGCGTCGAGGTGGTGCGCGCCCTGATGGCGCGGCCGCGCCTCCTGCTGCTGGACGAACCCTGCGCCGGGCTGAACACGCAGGAGCGCAGCGCGCTTCTGGCAGAGTTGCATCGCGTGGCCGAGGGCGGCGTCACTTTGCTCGTGGTGGAGCATGACATGCATTTCGTGGGCGGCCTCTGCCAGCGCGCCGCGGTGCTGAATTTCGGCGAGAAGATCGCGGAGGGCACGCCCGCCGAGATCGCCCGCGAGCCTGCCGTGATCGAGGCCTATCTCGGTCATGCGCCGGAGCGCTACGCCCATGCTTGA
- a CDS encoding 4-hydroxyphenylacetate 3-hydroxylase family protein: MADVKTGGQHIASLRDGRSVYLDGALVADVTTHPAFRGAVQSAGMLYDYQARPEHIERMTFDCGGGRRVSRAWQMPRSREELVARRQALSSWSAQSCGFIGRSPDHVASALIGQVMGIEVFEKHGPARAKALRDYVAEATRQDWFLTYVIINPQADRSKAWGEQAEADLSARIVDEDAGGITIRGGKMLGTSSIMANEVLVANLQPLKPGEENLAFSCALPMNTKGLKVLSRKSYEAHAVSEWDNPLSSRYDENDAVVWFQDVKVPWERVFVHRDTDMCRAQFHDTWGHTMQNYQAQIRLTEKLRFLTGIARRVAETIGTVNMPPVRDALGKLAAQAAGVEAILHGMEASGTQQGEWFVPNKHMMYAAQVLTQELYPQIVSTIRDLAGGGMIMLPSSAADYGNPELARIIRTTQQSPVATPDERVKFMKLAWDAVGSEFASRHLQYEMFYAGAQFVTRGHSWRTYDWDRALGMVDGLLDSYTMPENATAGRAA, translated from the coding sequence ATGGCTGACGTGAAGACCGGTGGCCAGCACATTGCGAGCCTGCGCGATGGCCGCAGCGTCTATCTGGACGGCGCGCTCGTCGCGGACGTGACGACGCATCCAGCCTTCCGGGGCGCGGTGCAATCGGCCGGCATGCTCTATGATTACCAGGCGCGCCCCGAGCATATCGAGCGCATGACCTTCGATTGCGGCGGTGGCCGGCGCGTCAGCCGCGCCTGGCAGATGCCGCGCTCGCGCGAGGAACTGGTGGCGCGGCGGCAGGCGCTCTCCTCGTGGTCGGCGCAATCCTGCGGCTTCATCGGGCGCAGCCCGGACCATGTCGCCTCGGCGCTGATCGGCCAGGTCATGGGCATCGAGGTCTTCGAAAAGCACGGCCCCGCGCGCGCCAAGGCGCTGCGTGACTATGTGGCGGAAGCCACGCGGCAGGACTGGTTTCTGACCTATGTCATCATCAACCCACAGGCCGACCGCTCCAAGGCCTGGGGCGAGCAGGCAGAAGCCGATCTCTCGGCCCGCATCGTGGATGAGGATGCAGGCGGCATCACCATCCGCGGCGGCAAGATGCTCGGCACCTCCTCCATCATGGCCAATGAGGTGCTGGTCGCGAATTTGCAGCCGCTGAAGCCGGGCGAGGAGAATCTCGCCTTCTCCTGCGCCCTGCCGATGAACACGAAGGGGCTGAAAGTCCTCTCGCGCAAATCCTACGAGGCGCATGCGGTGAGCGAGTGGGACAATCCGCTCTCCTCGCGCTACGACGAGAATGACGCCGTCGTCTGGTTCCAGGATGTGAAGGTGCCATGGGAGCGTGTCTTCGTGCACCGCGACACCGACATGTGCCGTGCCCAGTTCCATGACACCTGGGGCCATACGATGCAGAACTATCAGGCGCAGATCCGCCTGACCGAGAAGCTGCGCTTCCTAACCGGCATTGCCCGCCGCGTGGCCGAGACCATCGGCACGGTGAACATGCCGCCGGTGCGCGACGCGCTGGGCAAGCTCGCCGCCCAGGCTGCGGGTGTCGAGGCCATCCTGCATGGCATGGAGGCCTCGGGCACGCAGCAGGGCGAGTGGTTCGTGCCCAATAAGCACATGATGTACGCGGCCCAGGTGCTGACGCAGGAGCTCTATCCGCAAATCGTCTCCACCATCCGTGACCTCGCGGGCGGCGGCATGATCATGCTGCCCTCCTCGGCGGCGGATTACGGCAATCCGGAGCTGGCGCGGATCATCCGCACGACCCAGCAATCGCCGGTCGCCACGCCGGATGAGCGGGTGAAGTTCATGAAGCTCGCCTGGGATGCGGTGGGCAGCGAGTTCGCCAGCCGCCACCTCCAATACGAGATGTTCTACGCCGGCGCGCAATTCGTGACGCGCGGGCATTCCTGGCGCACCTATGACTGGGACCGCGCTCTGGGCATGGTGGATGGGCTGCTGGACAGCTACACCATGCCGGAGAACGCGACCGCCGGTCGCGCGGCATGA
- a CDS encoding branched-chain amino acid ABC transporter permease — protein MIAQQLVNGLMLGGIYVLVAVSFTLFFGCLNFLNFSVPALFMLGGFLTWAGVAAGLSWPLAVVLALAVAALASLLVERLTWRLQRGGPPLIPLVSSLGFLILFENLVLVRWGSDARAIPSPFGDANWRIGEVVIGLPQLFGLILSISLVFGLQALLKRSKLGRGIRSLAENAETATMLGVEVDRVAPRLFLLAGLFCALAGVLFSLSYQLVSPYMGDQVALKGLSAMVLGGMGNIWGAVIGGLIIGLVEIFAVGALSADHVNVVVFGILLLSLIVKPTGLFGDPALGQQKL, from the coding sequence ATGATCGCACAGCAGCTCGTCAACGGGCTGATGCTGGGCGGCATTTACGTTCTGGTCGCCGTGTCCTTCACGCTTTTCTTCGGCTGCCTGAACTTCCTCAACTTCTCCGTCCCCGCGCTCTTCATGCTGGGCGGCTTTCTGACCTGGGCGGGCGTCGCGGCCGGGCTTTCCTGGCCGCTCGCGGTGGTGTTGGCGCTGGCGGTGGCCGCCCTGGCCTCTCTGTTGGTCGAGCGGTTGACCTGGCGATTGCAGCGCGGCGGGCCGCCTCTGATCCCTCTCGTCTCCTCGCTCGGCTTCCTCATTCTCTTCGAGAATCTCGTGCTGGTGCGCTGGGGGTCGGACGCGCGAGCGATCCCCTCGCCCTTCGGCGATGCCAATTGGCGCATCGGCGAGGTCGTGATCGGCCTGCCGCAACTCTTTGGCCTGATCCTTTCCATCAGCCTTGTCTTTGGCCTCCAGGCGCTGCTCAAGCGCAGCAAGCTCGGCCGCGGCATCCGCAGCCTCGCCGAGAATGCCGAGACGGCGACGATGCTTGGCGTGGAGGTGGATCGGGTGGCGCCGCGCCTTTTCCTGCTCGCCGGGCTGTTCTGCGCGCTGGCGGGTGTGCTCTTCTCGCTCTCCTACCAGCTGGTCTCGCCCTACATGGGTGACCAGGTGGCGCTCAAGGGGCTTTCGGCGATGGTGCTGGGTGGCATGGGCAATATCTGGGGCGCGGTGATCGGCGGGCTCATCATCGGCCTGGTCGAGATCTTCGCCGTTGGCGCGCTCTCGGCTGATCACGTGAATGTGGTCGTCTTCGGCATCCTGCTGCTGAGCCTGATCGTCAAACCCACGGGGCTCTTCGGGGACCCCGCGCTGGGCCAGCAGAAACTGTGA
- a CDS encoding ABC transporter substrate-binding protein, with protein sequence MIRRRPLMLAGLAVPAIATAQAGPLPLGFTTAKSGNWVSLTRRNEIAVNLAVEEVNASGGIHGRPIAIRTFDTASRPEQAAIATRQFAEDDGALAVIGPFSSSECRVAFPVGDRLGIAQMAIASSAPGLAAPFRFAFRNTSDEAYLFERLLSVVREKGIETRNAAIAYTTDEVIGRSMGTSVFPNLLQAAGIPVTGTVSFPVAAFDMSAQVAQMRGAAPDLVCMGGPPEPAIVLVREMRRQGMRGRIVGGTTIVDVNLPARMGADGNGTLVSSTHFYNFDSPRAIAFRDEFVRRAQAAGETGDLRPGMYDAAAHSIVHFYAAAMRQVRVTGERARLAAERAAIRDALRAMRNVETIEGTLARFTEQGDALKTTYVLEVRDGNFVLVGSRPPPGNA encoded by the coding sequence ATGATCCGCCGTCGCCCCCTGATGCTGGCCGGGCTTGCCGTGCCGGCCATTGCCACCGCGCAAGCGGGCCCGCTGCCGCTGGGCTTCACAACGGCGAAATCGGGCAATTGGGTCTCGCTCACCCGCCGCAATGAGATCGCGGTGAACCTCGCGGTCGAGGAGGTGAACGCGTCGGGCGGCATTCATGGGCGGCCTATCGCCATCCGCACCTTCGACACCGCCTCGCGCCCCGAGCAGGCGGCCATCGCGACGCGCCAGTTCGCCGAGGATGACGGCGCGCTGGCGGTGATCGGCCCCTTCAGCAGCAGCGAATGCCGCGTGGCCTTCCCGGTAGGCGACCGCCTGGGTATCGCGCAGATGGCCATCGCCAGCAGCGCGCCGGGCCTGGCCGCGCCCTTCCGCTTCGCCTTTCGTAACACGTCCGATGAGGCCTATCTCTTCGAGCGCCTGCTCTCCGTGGTGCGCGAGAAGGGCATCGAGACGCGCAACGCCGCCATCGCCTACACGACGGATGAGGTGATCGGCCGCTCGATGGGCACCTCGGTCTTTCCGAACCTGTTGCAGGCGGCGGGCATCCCGGTCACAGGCACCGTCTCCTTTCCCGTTGCCGCCTTCGACATGTCGGCGCAGGTCGCGCAGATGCGTGGGGCAGCGCCGGACCTGGTCTGCATGGGCGGCCCGCCGGAGCCCGCCATCGTCCTGGTGCGCGAAATGCGGCGCCAGGGCATGCGCGGCCGCATCGTGGGAGGCACTACCATCGTGGATGTGAACCTGCCCGCGCGTATGGGTGCCGATGGCAACGGCACGCTCGTCTCCTCCACGCATTTCTACAATTTCGACAGCCCGCGCGCGATCGCTTTCCGCGACGAATTCGTCCGCCGCGCCCAGGCGGCCGGTGAGACCGGCGACCTCAGGCCCGGCATGTATGACGCGGCCGCGCACAGCATCGTGCATTTCTACGCGGCCGCGATGCGCCAGGTGCGCGTCACCGGCGAGCGTGCTCGCCTCGCCGCTGAGCGCGCCGCGATCCGCGACGCACTGCGGGCCATGCGCAACGTGGAGACGATCGAGGGCACGCTGGCGCGCTTCACCGAGCAGGGCGACGCGCTGAAGACCACCTATGTGCTGGAGGTGCGCGATGGCAATTTCGTGCTCGTCGGCAGCCGCCCGCCGCCGGGTAATGCCTGA